In Rutidosis leptorrhynchoides isolate AG116_Rl617_1_P2 chromosome 2, CSIRO_AGI_Rlap_v1, whole genome shotgun sequence, one genomic interval encodes:
- the LOC139889731 gene encoding uncharacterized protein, with the protein MINGGRGENIKKMSGHVKCFHPIDWRKMSLKEKSANEVINGAEHTFGLSVLLRCMRTRESELNAVGMAPKHLSGAEKRKRKRNDEKMKKSQAGSLHKFLKKPTIEEQEHVQVNVEEAKGQEHVEEKETENVEHVETNINEEDGIHNLIDIFDPRRWEGLNSDEIKLFVEKGPKRDNNIVLGPKTNNRRFCATIYTGTLSNLEKFMFRLRTHETSPVHLENMTKWYDMRKILKLNETIDKLQYEQMKKERDYWMQVLLRIVAVVKFLAKHSLAFRGSKEKLYQKGNGNFLGLIEMLEEFDPVIKEHVRRITNDGLHVHYLGHKIQNELILMLGEEIKKQIIKDVKEAMYYSIILDCTPDSSNQEQMSMIVRYVKFTSNSVIVMESFLGFLNVNDTTGKGLFDTTVAELKCLGLDINDMRGQGYDNGANMKGIHNGVQMRFLKENPRAFYTPCGCHSLNLTLWDMANSCVKGKNFFGQIQHIYTIFHNSINRWEILKDNVKDLTLKPLSQTRWESLVECLKAIKTQLVDIREALLEVGEKDNDAAIASEANSIAEKELGEFDFLVSIVIWYQVLNEVNIVSKNLIEFFKDYRDTGFSQAIDEAKEIAVKMNVDPIFTQKRLIHRKKRFDESSCSQEVSFTSEETFRVNYFLYIVDKAILSLEARFDQFKNYEKLFGFLFPHNLRGIEDKDLKSSCDFLETKLKFEGISDIDGHELYMELSSFDIIGAGEFKNPLDILIHLNEAQENFPNARIAYRILLTSSYSGICRKEFFKVEIIEKLPKIHNVPTKT; encoded by the exons ATGATTAATGGCGGAAGAGGGGAGAATATTAAGAAGATGAGCGGCCATGTGAAGTGTTTCCACCCAATAGATTGGCGGAAGATGAGCTTGAAAGAGAAGAGTGCGAATGAGGTTATTAATGGTGCGGAGCATACGTTCGGACTTTCCGTTTTGTTGAGATGTATGAGGACAAGAGAATCGGAATTGAATGCCGTGG GGATGGCTCCCAAACATTTATCCGGTGCTGAAAAACGTAAGAGAAAAAGAAATGATGAAAAAATGAAAAAGTCTCAAGCTGGTTCACTACATAAGTTTTTAAAAAAACCCACTATTGAAGAGCAAGAGCATGTACAAGTAAATGTAGAAGAGGCGAAAGGGCAAGAGCATGTTGAAGAAAAAGAAACGGAAAACGTAGAACATGTCGAGACAAATATAAATGAAGAAGATGGGATACATAACCTTATTGATATATTTGACCCAAGAAGGTGGGAAGGACTTAATTCCGATGAGATTAAACTATTTGTTGAGAAGGGTCCTAAAAGAGATAATAATATAGTTCTTGGTCCAAAAACCAATAACAGAAGGTTTTGTGCAACTATATATACAGGAACTTTATCAAATTTGGAGAAGT TCATGTTTCGGCTCAGAACACATGAAACTTCACCGGTTCATCTTGAAAATATGACCAAATGGTATGATATGCGTaaaat TTTGAAGTTAAATGAAACAATTGATAAACTTCAATATGAACAAATGAAGAAAGAAAGAGATTATTGGATGCAAGTCCTTTTGAGAATTGTTGCAGTAGTGAAATTTCTAGCTAAACATAGTTTAGCTTTCCGTGGATCAAAAGAAAAGTTGTACCAAAAAG GTAATGGAAATTTCTTGGGGCTCATTGAGATGTTAGAAGAGTTTGACCCGGTTATTAAAGAGCATGTGCGACGAATCACTAATGATGGGCTTCATGTGCATTATCTTGGGCACAAGATTCAAAACGAGCTAATTCTTATGCTAGGTGAAGAGATTAAAAAACAAATCATAAAGGACGTAAAGGAAGCAATGTACTACTCAATCATACTTGATTGTACTCCCGATTCTAGTAATCAAGAACAAATGAGCATGATAGTGAGGTATGTAAAGTTCACATCTAATTCCGTTATTGTTATGGAGTCTTTTTTAGGGTTTTTGAATGTTAATGACACCACGGGAAAAGGTTTATTTGATACTACGGTTGCTGAGTTAAAGTGTCTTGGTCTTGATATAAATGATATGCGAGGTCAAGGATATGATAACGGTGCAAACATGAAAGGAATACATAATGGAGTTCAAATGAGATTTTTAAAGGAGAATCCTAGAGCATTTTACACTCCTTGTGGTTGTCATTCACTTAATCTTACATTATGGGATATGGCTAACAGTTGTGTTAAAGGAAAGAACTTTTTTGGACAGATCCAACATATATATACTATTTTTCATAATTCTATTAATCGATGGGAAATTTTGAAAGATAATGTTAAAGATTTGACTCTTAAGCCATTGTCTCAAACTCGTTGGGAAAGTCTTGTTGAGTGTCTTAAAGCTATTAAAACGCAACTTGTTGACATACGAGAAGCTTTACTTGAGGTTGGAGAAAAAGATAATGATGCTGCAATTGCTAGTGAAGCAAATTCAATAGCAGAAAAAGAACTTGGTGAATTTGACTTTTTAGTATCAATTGTCATTTGGTATCAAGTATTAAACGAGGTGAACATTGTGAGTAAAAA TTTGATTGAGTTCTTCAAGGATTATAGAGACACTGGTTTTTCACAAGCAATTGATGAAGCTAAGGAGATTGCAGTTAAAATGAATGTTGACCCAATATTTACACAAAAACGTTTGATTCATAGGAAAAAAAGATTTGATGAGAGTTCATGTAGCCAAGAAGTTTCATTTACATCAGAAGAGACTTTCAGAGTAAATTATTTCTTATACATTGTGGATAAAGCTATTCTTTCTCTTGAAGCAAGATTTGATCAATTTAAAAACTATGAGAAGTTATTTGGTTTCTTATTTCCGCATAACTTGAGGGGAATTGAAGATAAAGATCTAAAGTCATCTTGTGATTTTTTGGAAACAAAACTCAAGTTTGAAGGAATATCGGACATCGATGGTCATGAACTTTATATGGAGTTGAGTTCTTTTGACATAATAGGAGCCGGTGAATTTAAAAACCCTTTAGATATTCTAATTCATTTGAATGAGGCTCAAGAAAATTTTCCAAACGCAAGGATTGCATATAGAATATTATTGACTTCCAGTTACAGTGGCATCTGCAGAAAGGAGTTTTTCAAAGTTGAAATTATTGAAAAATTACCTAAGATCCACAATGTCCCAACAAAGACTTAG